Proteins encoded together in one Maricaulis maris window:
- the gyrB gene encoding DNA topoisomerase (ATP-hydrolyzing) subunit B has product MTEQANQEYGAESIKVLKGLDAVRKRPGMYIGDTDDGSGLHHMVYEVVDNAIDEALAGHCSEVLVTLHADGSASVRDDGRGIPTDIHQGEGVSAAQVIMTQLHAGGKFDQNSYKVSGGLHGVGVSVVNALSDWMDLTIWRNGKAHYMRFRRGDAEEDLKVIGDAEPGQKGTEVRFMPSEETFTMTEFNRETLQHRLRELAFLNSGVKITLRDEREAELYSDTMMYEGGVAEFVSHLDRNKTPIFVPPVLIRGERDGVSVEAALEWNDSYHENVLCFTNNIPQRDGGTHLAGFRGALTRIINTYAASSGLASKAKVSISGDDAREGLTCVLSVKVPDPKFSSQTKDKLVSSEVRPAVEGAVGEALAEWFEEHPTEAKMVVAKIIEAAAAREAARKARELTRRKSALEISSLPGKLADCQEKDPAKSELFIVEGDSAGGSAKQGRHRENQAVLPLRGKILNVERARFDKMLGSDQVGTLITALGTGIGRDQINYEKLRYHKVIIMTDADVDGAHIRTLLLTFFYRQMPELIERGYLYIAQPPLYKIAKGRSERYVKDQAEMDAYLIEEGASEAHLTLANGEVITGQDLTARVAAARQVKLSIDRMTARAPGFALEAAALAGALVPEPGADAVTEAANRLNSFADEGEDTWVGEIDPEDGRLVFSRDVRGVTETVVLDRNLRASPDAKRLNERAMAVSADYEGPASFVPKSGPVTIHSPRELVDAVIVSGAKGMKIQRYKGLGEMNPGQLWETTLDPNARSLLQVSVKHADTADELFSKLMGDVVEPRRDFIQEHALEAEVDA; this is encoded by the coding sequence ATGACGGAACAAGCGAATCAGGAATACGGCGCGGAGTCGATCAAGGTCCTCAAGGGTCTCGATGCCGTGCGCAAGCGCCCGGGCATGTATATCGGTGATACCGATGACGGTTCGGGTCTTCATCACATGGTCTACGAAGTCGTCGACAACGCGATCGACGAGGCGCTCGCCGGCCATTGCTCGGAAGTCCTGGTGACGCTGCACGCCGACGGTTCGGCCTCGGTGCGGGATGACGGACGCGGCATCCCGACCGATATCCACCAGGGCGAGGGCGTATCCGCCGCGCAGGTCATCATGACCCAGCTGCACGCCGGCGGGAAGTTCGACCAGAATTCCTACAAGGTGTCCGGCGGCCTGCACGGCGTCGGCGTCTCGGTGGTGAATGCGCTGTCCGACTGGATGGACCTGACCATCTGGCGCAATGGCAAGGCGCACTACATGCGCTTCCGCCGCGGCGATGCCGAGGAAGACCTCAAGGTCATCGGCGATGCCGAGCCGGGACAGAAGGGCACGGAAGTGCGCTTCATGCCGTCCGAAGAAACCTTCACCATGACCGAGTTCAATCGCGAAACGCTGCAGCACCGTCTGCGCGAGCTCGCCTTCCTGAACTCCGGCGTCAAGATCACCCTGCGCGACGAGCGCGAGGCCGAGCTCTATTCCGACACCATGATGTATGAGGGCGGGGTCGCCGAATTCGTCTCCCACCTCGACCGCAACAAGACACCGATCTTCGTGCCGCCGGTCCTGATCCGGGGCGAGCGTGACGGGGTCTCGGTGGAAGCGGCGCTGGAGTGGAATGACAGCTATCACGAGAACGTCCTCTGCTTCACCAACAACATCCCGCAGCGCGATGGCGGTACGCACCTGGCCGGTTTCCGGGGCGCGCTGACCCGGATCATCAACACCTATGCGGCCTCCTCGGGCCTGGCCTCCAAGGCCAAGGTGTCAATCTCCGGCGATGATGCCCGTGAAGGCCTGACCTGTGTTCTCTCGGTCAAGGTTCCGGACCCGAAATTCTCCTCCCAGACCAAGGACAAGCTGGTGTCCTCGGAAGTTCGTCCCGCCGTCGAAGGCGCGGTCGGCGAGGCGCTGGCCGAATGGTTCGAGGAACACCCGACCGAAGCCAAGATGGTGGTCGCCAAGATCATCGAGGCCGCGGCCGCCCGCGAAGCGGCGCGCAAGGCGCGCGAGCTGACGCGGCGCAAGTCGGCGCTGGAAATCTCCTCCCTGCCCGGCAAGCTGGCGGACTGCCAGGAAAAGGATCCGGCCAAGTCCGAACTCTTCATCGTCGAGGGTGACTCCGCCGGCGGCTCTGCCAAGCAGGGACGCCACCGGGAAAACCAGGCCGTGCTGCCGCTGCGCGGCAAGATCCTCAATGTCGAGCGGGCGCGCTTCGACAAGATGCTCGGGTCGGACCAGGTCGGCACGCTGATCACCGCGCTCGGCACCGGCATCGGCCGCGACCAGATCAATTACGAGAAGCTGCGCTATCACAAGGTCATCATCATGACCGATGCTGATGTCGACGGCGCCCACATCCGCACGCTTCTGCTGACCTTCTTCTACCGGCAGATGCCGGAGCTGATCGAGCGCGGCTACCTCTACATCGCCCAGCCGCCCCTCTACAAAATCGCCAAGGGCCGGTCCGAGCGCTATGTGAAGGACCAGGCCGAGATGGATGCCTACCTCATCGAGGAAGGCGCCTCGGAGGCTCATCTGACGCTGGCCAATGGCGAGGTGATCACCGGTCAGGACCTGACCGCCCGTGTCGCCGCGGCCCGCCAGGTCAAGCTCTCGATCGATCGCATGACCGCCCGCGCGCCGGGCTTCGCGCTCGAAGCGGCGGCCCTCGCCGGTGCCCTGGTGCCCGAACCGGGCGCGGACGCCGTCACCGAGGCGGCCAACCGTCTCAATTCCTTTGCCGATGAGGGCGAGGACACCTGGGTTGGCGAGATCGATCCCGAGGATGGCCGCTTGGTCTTCTCGCGCGACGTCCGTGGTGTCACCGAAACCGTCGTGCTGGACCGCAATCTGCGCGCCAGCCCGGACGCCAAGCGCCTCAATGAGCGCGCCATGGCCGTGTCCGCCGATTATGAAGGCCCGGCCAGCTTCGTCCCGAAATCCGGCCCGGTCACCATCCACTCGCCGCGCGAGCTGGTCGACGCCGTCATCGTCTCCGGTGCCAAGGGCATGAAGATCCAGCGCTACAAGGGTCTCGGCGAAATGAACCCCGGCCAGCTCTGGGAAACCACGCTCGACCCGAATGCGCGCTCGCTTTTGCAGGTGTCTGTCAAGCACGCCGATACCGCCGACGAGCTCTTCTCCAAGCTGATGGGCGACGTCGTCGAACCCCGCCGCGACTTCATCCAGGAACACGCGCTCGAAGCGGAAGTCGACGCTTAA
- a CDS encoding MarR family winged helix-turn-helix transcriptional regulator, which translates to MSDIPHFDGRAAFLLRTQRFMDRLTEQLDRALAARGLSITVQQAGCVQALFHAGPASLARLAAELGISHQLVSHRINGLVRLGHVETSPDPQDARKRVVSLTVSGRDQAECLQPFLDGLDAAYADLFSEIGVDLNTAVEAATQGLSTRPVLDRMSGVLAAPV; encoded by the coding sequence TTGTCTGACATTCCCCATTTCGACGGCCGGGCGGCCTTTCTGCTGCGGACACAGAGGTTCATGGACCGCTTGACCGAGCAGCTCGATAGGGCGCTGGCGGCGCGCGGACTGTCGATCACGGTGCAACAGGCGGGCTGCGTCCAGGCGCTCTTCCACGCCGGGCCGGCCTCGCTGGCTCGGCTTGCCGCCGAACTGGGCATTTCCCATCAGCTGGTCTCGCACCGGATCAACGGCCTCGTCCGGCTGGGCCATGTCGAAACCTCGCCCGATCCGCAGGATGCCCGCAAGCGCGTCGTCTCGCTAACCGTGTCCGGACGCGACCAGGCCGAGTGTTTGCAACCATTTCTCGACGGCCTCGATGCCGCCTATGCCGACCTCTTCTCCGAGATTGGCGTCGATCTCAACACGGCGGTCGAAGCGGCCACCCAAGGCCTGTCAACGCGCCCGGTCCTCGACCGCATGTCCGGCGTGCTGGCCGCGCCCGTCTGA
- a CDS encoding CPBP family intramembrane glutamic endopeptidase, which produces MSRLKPYLNVLIGLGLAILALVVTGAAVRLGVVPLIALTFDPSDEHLSLIRRGLMLVAFVVGFWAYVRLAERRPATELGFAPKTIAFWIAAGALMIGLPLVLLYLTGAYTLVAVAGPGGMLGVGLTILAAAMFEEIVFRGVLFAIVWRHFGIWPALLIPSLIFSALHIFNDNWGGWTPLIAGLAIGIFWSLVYVRTGNVWAVGLNHAAWNYSIFATGLPLTGQEDWRAMAPLQTDLTGPDWLTGGLAGPEDSWPIVAMVIIVTGFFLADCWRRGELKRRPTEDDG; this is translated from the coding sequence ATGTCCCGCCTGAAACCCTATCTCAATGTCCTGATTGGGCTCGGCCTTGCCATCCTCGCACTCGTGGTCACAGGCGCGGCAGTGCGGCTGGGTGTCGTGCCGCTGATCGCCCTGACATTCGACCCTAGCGACGAGCATCTTTCCCTGATCCGTCGCGGCCTGATGCTGGTCGCCTTCGTGGTCGGGTTCTGGGCCTATGTGCGGCTGGCAGAACGTCGGCCCGCGACCGAGCTGGGCTTTGCGCCCAAGACCATTGCGTTCTGGATCGCTGCCGGCGCACTGATGATCGGACTGCCGCTGGTCCTGCTCTACCTGACAGGCGCCTATACACTGGTCGCGGTCGCCGGGCCCGGCGGCATGCTCGGCGTCGGCCTTACCATCCTCGCCGCGGCCATGTTCGAGGAGATCGTCTTCCGGGGTGTCTTGTTTGCCATTGTCTGGCGTCATTTCGGGATCTGGCCGGCGCTCCTGATCCCCAGCCTGATCTTCTCGGCCCTGCACATCTTCAACGACAATTGGGGTGGCTGGACACCGCTCATCGCCGGTCTCGCCATCGGGATATTCTGGTCACTCGTCTATGTCCGGACCGGCAATGTCTGGGCGGTCGGCCTCAACCACGCCGCATGGAACTACTCGATCTTCGCCACCGGCCTGCCGCTGACCGGTCAGGAGGACTGGCGCGCCATGGCGCCGTTGCAGACCGACCTCACCGGTCCGGACTGGCTGACCGGAGGCCTGGCTGGTCCGGAAGACTCCTGGCCGATTGTCGCAATGGTCATCATCGTGACCGGCTTCTTCCTGGCGGATTGCTGGCGGCGGGGTGAGCTGAAGCGGCGGCCGACTGAGGATGACGGCTGA
- the polA gene encoding DNA polymerase I, protein MATTKPVDETSHVYLIDGSGYIFRAYHALPPLTRTDGTPVGAVQGFCNMLWKLLEDLKGEDQPSHLAVIFDHSGKTFRNELYDQYKAHRPPAPEDLVPQFSIIRDATRAFGTPCIELENFEADDIIATYARQAEALGADVTIVSSDKDLMQLVTDKVSMFDAMKNKRIQAPEVMEKFGVGPDKVIDIQSLAGDSVDNVPGVPGIGIKTAALLINEYGDLDTLLERAGEIKQKGRREKLLAHAEDARISRDLVTLRLDAPMPEKLEAFGLSEPDPDVLVPFLREMEFRSFTRKVEEALGGPPADETGDATAPINRDAYECVTTLADLERWIAKCHEAGQIAVDTETDALSSTASGLVGISLATAPGEACYIPLAHVDPQGTGDMFDTGVAPEQIPIDQALKALKPLLEDLTVLKIGQNFKYDLGVLSRYGIDVAPYDDTMLISYVMDAGLHGHGMDALAELHLGHPCIPFKEICGTGKNQITFDKVPLDKATLYAAEDADITLRLWEILKPAMVAKKMATVYETLERPMADVLSKMERVGIKVDPDQLNRLSSDFAQKMAAAEAEAHEAAGRDFNVASPKQIGDILFGEMGLPGGKKTKTGAWSTDAAVLDQLAAEGHALPVALLEYRQYAKLKSTYSDSLFAHINRDTKRVHTSFSLAATTTGRLSSTEPNLQNIPIRTEAGRQIREAFIAEPGHVLVAADYSQIELRLLAHIAGVESLKQAFREGADIHAMTASEVFGVPIEGMDPMVRRKAKAINFGVIYGISAFGLANQIGVKREEAKAFIDAYFEKFPGIRAYMDETKAKAALTGYVETIFGRRAHFPGIRDKNPNMRMFAERQAINAPIQGSAADVIRRAMIRMDDALRAANLDAKMLLQVHDELVFEVPENQADDLIGLASKVMGEACTPALELSVPLVVDAKAGMTWGEAH, encoded by the coding sequence ATGGCCACGACCAAACCCGTCGACGAGACCAGCCACGTCTATCTGATCGACGGCTCGGGCTATATTTTCCGGGCCTATCATGCGTTGCCGCCCCTGACCCGGACCGACGGGACGCCGGTCGGGGCGGTGCAGGGCTTTTGCAACATGTTGTGGAAACTGCTGGAAGATCTGAAGGGCGAGGACCAGCCCTCGCACCTGGCGGTGATCTTCGATCATTCCGGCAAGACCTTCCGCAATGAGCTCTATGACCAGTACAAGGCGCACCGGCCGCCGGCGCCGGAAGACCTGGTGCCGCAATTCTCCATCATCCGCGACGCCACGCGGGCCTTCGGCACGCCGTGTATCGAGCTGGAGAATTTCGAGGCCGACGACATTATCGCCACCTATGCCCGCCAGGCCGAGGCGCTGGGCGCGGATGTCACCATCGTCTCCTCGGACAAGGATCTGATGCAATTGGTGACCGACAAGGTCTCCATGTTCGACGCCATGAAGAACAAGCGCATCCAGGCGCCCGAAGTGATGGAAAAGTTCGGGGTCGGGCCGGACAAGGTGATCGATATCCAGTCGCTGGCCGGCGACAGCGTCGACAATGTGCCCGGCGTGCCGGGGATCGGGATCAAGACCGCGGCCCTGTTGATCAATGAATACGGCGATCTCGACACGCTGCTGGAACGGGCCGGCGAGATCAAGCAGAAGGGCCGCCGCGAGAAACTGCTGGCCCATGCCGAGGACGCCCGCATCTCGCGCGACCTGGTGACGCTGCGGCTCGACGCGCCGATGCCGGAGAAGCTCGAAGCCTTCGGCCTGTCCGAGCCGGATCCGGACGTGCTCGTGCCCTTCCTGCGCGAGATGGAATTCCGCTCCTTCACGCGCAAGGTCGAGGAGGCGCTGGGCGGACCGCCGGCCGACGAGACCGGCGACGCGACCGCGCCGATCAATCGCGATGCCTATGAGTGCGTCACCACCCTGGCGGACCTCGAGCGCTGGATCGCCAAATGCCATGAGGCCGGCCAGATCGCGGTCGATACCGAAACCGATGCCCTGTCTTCGACGGCGTCCGGCCTGGTCGGTATCTCGCTGGCCACAGCGCCGGGCGAGGCCTGCTATATCCCGCTCGCCCATGTCGATCCGCAGGGCACGGGCGACATGTTCGATACCGGCGTCGCGCCCGAGCAGATCCCGATCGATCAGGCCCTGAAAGCGCTGAAGCCGCTGCTGGAAGACCTGACCGTCCTCAAGATCGGCCAGAACTTCAAATATGATCTCGGCGTGCTGTCGCGCTATGGCATCGATGTCGCGCCCTATGACGACACCATGCTGATCTCCTACGTCATGGACGCCGGCCTGCACGGGCATGGCATGGATGCGCTGGCCGAGCTGCATCTCGGCCATCCCTGCATCCCCTTCAAGGAGATTTGCGGCACCGGCAAGAACCAGATCACTTTCGACAAGGTGCCGCTCGACAAGGCGACGCTATACGCCGCCGAGGATGCCGACATCACCCTGCGGCTCTGGGAAATCCTCAAACCGGCCATGGTCGCCAAGAAGATGGCGACCGTCTACGAGACGCTGGAACGGCCGATGGCCGATGTGCTGTCGAAGATGGAGCGGGTCGGCATCAAGGTCGATCCGGACCAATTGAACCGCCTGTCCTCGGACTTCGCCCAGAAGATGGCCGCCGCCGAGGCCGAGGCCCATGAGGCCGCCGGTCGTGACTTCAACGTGGCATCGCCCAAGCAGATCGGCGACATCCTGTTCGGCGAAATGGGCCTGCCGGGGGGCAAGAAGACCAAGACCGGGGCCTGGTCGACCGACGCCGCCGTGCTCGACCAGCTCGCCGCCGAGGGCCACGCCCTGCCGGTCGCGCTGCTGGAGTACCGGCAATACGCCAAGCTGAAATCGACCTATTCCGACAGCCTCTTCGCCCACATCAATCGTGACACCAAGCGGGTCCACACCTCCTTCTCGCTGGCGGCGACAACGACCGGACGCCTGTCCTCGACCGAGCCCAATCTGCAGAATATCCCGATCCGCACCGAGGCCGGCCGTCAGATCCGCGAAGCCTTCATCGCCGAGCCGGGTCATGTCCTGGTCGCCGCCGACTATTCCCAGATCGAGCTGCGCCTGCTGGCCCATATCGCCGGCGTCGAGAGCCTGAAACAGGCCTTCCGCGAGGGCGCCGACATCCACGCCATGACCGCCTCGGAAGTCTTCGGCGTGCCGATCGAGGGCATGGATCCGATGGTCCGCCGCAAGGCCAAGGCGATCAATTTCGGGGTGATCTACGGCATTTCGGCCTTCGGCCTCGCCAATCAGATCGGCGTCAAGCGGGAAGAGGCCAAGGCCTTCATCGACGCCTATTTCGAGAAATTCCCCGGCATCCGCGCCTATATGGATGAGACCAAGGCCAAAGCCGCCTTGACCGGCTATGTCGAGACCATCTTCGGTCGCCGCGCCCATTTCCCGGGCATTCGCGACAAGAACCCGAACATGCGCATGTTCGCCGAACGCCAGGCCATCAATGCCCCCATCCAGGGCTCAGCCGCCGACGTCATCCGCCGCGCCATGATCCGCATGGACGACGCCCTGCGCGCCGCCAATCTCGACGCGAAAATGCTCCTCCAGGTCCACGATGAACTGGTCTTCGAAGTGCCGGAGAACCAGGCTGACGATTTGATCGGGCTGGCGTCAAAGGTGATGGGCGAGGCTTGTACGCCGGCGTTGGAACTGAGCGTTCCGCTGGTTGTCGATGCGAAGGCGGGGATGACCTGGGGTGAGGCTCACTAA
- a CDS encoding SLC13 family permease: MPDTNAPDTATPPAGGGKSPSQIIGLLTGLALAIGLQFVPLPEGLSREAWMLASLALLMAAWWATEAIPIAATALIPMALFPLFGITSTGAATSPYASPIVMLLLGGFIVALSIERWNLHTRIALNIVSGFGGRPAALILGFMLASAILSMWISNTATTLMMIPIALRVAQEVEREGASSRFFAPALALGVAYAASIGGMATPVGTPTNLIGIGYLQNEFDIAIDFASWMGIGLPIVAILIPVAWFILTRLAFRLDGGGDSQAARELVHRELVKLGRMTRPEWRVALLFGTVALLWMGRVLPGELIGQPGTEWGWNPLLAWLGTTLDLPITLALGNTQIAVLGALATFLVPAGDRGTRQGEMLMNWEGLARLPWNVIILFGGGLSLAEALSSTGLADWLGGQLGFLADMPIPVLLLIFVATVVFLTELTSNVATTTAFLPVLGVIALEAGVPPQDLVVPVAIAASTAFMLPVATAPNAIVYASGAVTQLQMMKAGVRINFAAIAIIVALSVLLG, encoded by the coding sequence GTGCCAGACACAAACGCGCCAGACACCGCGACCCCGCCCGCCGGCGGCGGCAAGTCTCCGTCCCAGATCATCGGCCTGCTGACCGGTCTGGCTCTGGCCATCGGCCTGCAGTTTGTACCGCTGCCCGAGGGGCTGAGCCGGGAAGCCTGGATGCTGGCCTCGCTGGCCCTGCTGATGGCCGCCTGGTGGGCGACCGAAGCCATCCCGATTGCCGCCACGGCGCTGATCCCGATGGCGCTCTTCCCGCTCTTCGGCATCACCTCGACCGGCGCCGCGACCAGCCCCTATGCCAGCCCGATCGTGATGCTGCTGCTGGGCGGCTTCATCGTCGCCCTGTCGATCGAGCGCTGGAACCTGCACACCCGGATCGCGCTCAATATCGTCAGCGGGTTCGGCGGACGCCCGGCGGCCCTCATTCTCGGCTTCATGCTGGCCTCGGCCATCCTGTCGATGTGGATTTCCAATACGGCGACCACGTTGATGATGATCCCGATCGCGCTGCGGGTGGCCCAGGAAGTCGAGCGCGAAGGCGCATCGTCGAGATTCTTCGCCCCGGCACTGGCCCTCGGCGTCGCCTATGCAGCCTCGATCGGCGGCATGGCGACCCCGGTCGGCACCCCGACCAATCTGATCGGTATCGGCTATCTGCAAAACGAGTTCGACATCGCGATCGACTTTGCCAGCTGGATGGGGATCGGTCTGCCCATCGTGGCGATCCTGATCCCCGTCGCCTGGTTCATCCTGACCCGCCTCGCCTTCAGGCTGGACGGCGGCGGCGACAGCCAGGCGGCCCGGGAACTGGTGCATCGCGAGCTCGTCAAGCTCGGACGGATGACGCGGCCGGAATGGCGTGTCGCCCTGCTGTTCGGCACCGTCGCCCTGTTGTGGATGGGCCGGGTCCTGCCTGGCGAACTGATCGGCCAGCCGGGCACCGAATGGGGCTGGAACCCCCTGCTCGCCTGGCTCGGAACCACGCTCGACCTGCCGATCACCCTGGCCCTTGGCAATACCCAGATCGCGGTCCTCGGCGCGCTCGCCACCTTCCTCGTCCCGGCCGGTGATCGCGGGACCCGCCAGGGCGAAATGCTGATGAACTGGGAGGGCCTGGCCCGCCTGCCCTGGAATGTCATCATCCTGTTCGGCGGCGGCCTGTCGCTGGCGGAAGCCCTGTCCTCGACCGGGCTGGCCGACTGGCTGGGCGGGCAACTCGGCTTCCTCGCCGACATGCCGATCCCCGTCCTGCTGTTGATCTTTGTCGCCACCGTCGTCTTCCTGACCGAGCTGACCTCGAATGTCGCCACCACCACCGCCTTCCTGCCCGTTCTCGGCGTGATCGCGCTCGAAGCCGGCGTACCTCCGCAGGACCTCGTGGTTCCGGTCGCGATCGCCGCCTCGACCGCCTTCATGCTGCCCGTCGCCACGGCACCCAATGCCATCGTCTATGCCTCCGGGGCGGTGACGCAGCTGCAGATGATGAAAGCCGGCGTCCGCATCAATTTCGCGGCCATCGCCATCATCGTTGCCCTGTCTGTCCTGCTGGGCTGA
- a CDS encoding zinc-finger domain-containing protein, giving the protein MADAANTIPPSEIIVTDQHRMACDGGGGALGHPRVYLEMGQDDFVECPYCDRRFVKSGSSEDPNA; this is encoded by the coding sequence ATGGCCGATGCTGCCAACACCATTCCGCCGTCCGAAATCATTGTCACCGACCAGCACCGCATGGCCTGCGATGGCGGTGGCGGAGCGCTCGGCCATCCCCGCGTCTATCTGGAAATGGGCCAGGATGATTTCGTGGAATGCCCCTATTGCGACCGCCGCTTCGTGAAGTCCGGCTCGTCGGAAGACCCGAACGCCTGA
- a CDS encoding ABC transporter ATP-binding protein: MSDSSDLPDFALEATGLKKTYRGSKLAAPKEALKGVDLKVPRGSIFGLLGPNGAGKSTFINIFAGLVKKTGGTAKTWGIDIDQDSRAARAAIGVVPQEINMDVFFTPHETLELMAGFYGVRKAERRTDELLEAVGLSDKRDAYVRQLSGGMKRRLLVAKAMVHTPPVLVLDEPTAGVDIELRRQLWDYVRELHARGTTIVLTTHYLEEAQELCDQIAIIDHGQVIACEPTETLLKRMDGKTLVIEPAEPLTEVPAELAEYDAEIRSDGALAITYRHGQQSVAGMIEKFNAAGGRIADLRTEEADLEDVFLALTYNRQDAS; the protein is encoded by the coding sequence ATGTCCGACAGCTCCGATCTCCCCGATTTCGCCCTCGAAGCCACCGGTCTGAAGAAGACCTATCGCGGCTCCAAGCTCGCCGCGCCGAAGGAGGCGCTCAAGGGCGTCGACCTGAAAGTGCCACGCGGTTCGATCTTCGGCCTGCTGGGGCCGAACGGGGCGGGCAAGTCGACCTTCATCAATATCTTCGCCGGCCTGGTGAAGAAGACCGGCGGCACCGCGAAGACCTGGGGCATCGACATCGATCAGGACAGCCGGGCCGCACGGGCGGCGATCGGGGTCGTGCCGCAGGAAATCAACATGGACGTCTTCTTCACGCCGCATGAGACGCTGGAGCTGATGGCCGGTTTCTATGGCGTGCGCAAGGCCGAGCGGCGAACCGATGAATTGCTCGAGGCGGTTGGCCTCAGCGACAAGCGCGACGCCTATGTCCGCCAGCTCTCGGGCGGCATGAAACGGCGGCTGCTGGTCGCCAAGGCCATGGTTCATACCCCGCCCGTCCTGGTCCTCGACGAACCGACTGCCGGGGTCGATATCGAGCTGCGGCGTCAGCTCTGGGATTATGTTCGTGAGCTGCATGCCCGCGGCACCACGATCGTGCTGACGACGCATTACCTGGAGGAGGCGCAGGAGCTGTGCGACCAGATCGCCATCATCGATCATGGCCAGGTGATTGCCTGCGAGCCGACTGAAACCCTGCTCAAGCGGATGGACGGGAAGACGCTGGTGATCGAACCGGCCGAGCCGCTCACCGAGGTCCCCGCCGAGCTGGCCGAATACGACGCCGAGATCCGGTCCGACGGGGCGCTGGCGATCACCTACCGTCATGGTCAGCAATCGGTGGCCGGGATGATCGAGAAATTCAACGCGGCCGGCGGCCGGATCGCAGATCTGCGCACCGAGGAAGCCGATCTCGAGGACGTCTTCCTGGCGCTCACCTATAACCGTCAGGATGCGTCATGA
- a CDS encoding autorepressor SdpR family transcription factor, with translation MSDVFKALSDPTRREVLHMLKAGPLSAGDLAAAFPVSRPTMSAHFNVLRAAGLVSTEKAGKSVIYHLNVSVLEEALLGFAGAFGLGARPAAKGPTEEKELP, from the coding sequence ATGAGTGATGTTTTCAAAGCCCTGTCCGACCCGACCCGCCGGGAAGTCCTGCACATGCTGAAAGCCGGGCCACTGTCCGCTGGCGATCTTGCCGCGGCCTTTCCGGTCTCGCGGCCGACCATGTCCGCCCATTTCAACGTGCTCAGGGCGGCCGGCCTCGTCTCGACCGAAAAGGCCGGGAAATCGGTCATCTACCATCTCAATGTCTCGGTGCTGGAAGAGGCGCTGCTTGGTTTCGCCGGAGCCTTCGGGCTCGGCGCTCGCCCTGCCGCCAAGGGGCCGACAGAAGAAAAGGAATTGCCATGA
- a CDS encoding GDCCVxC domain-containing (seleno)protein, translating into MADIQLKSTLTCPHCSGVHADLEMPTNACQFFWDCPSCSTLLKPKPGDCCVFCSFGTVPCPPIQEGDACCAAGWPPRARRLGC; encoded by the coding sequence ATGGCTGATATCCAACTCAAATCAACCCTCACCTGTCCCCATTGTAGCGGCGTACACGCCGACTTGGAGATGCCGACGAACGCCTGCCAGTTCTTCTGGGACTGTCCGTCATGCAGCACGCTGCTGAAACCGAAGCCGGGCGATTGCTGCGTCTTCTGCTCCTTTGGAACCGTACCGTGCCCGCCTATTCAGGAGGGCGATGCGTGCTGTGCAGCAGGGTGGCCTCCCCGCGCTCGTCGGCTTGGGTGTTAG
- a CDS encoding MerR family transcriptional regulator, giving the protein MKGPLKRGAVAKLLDSNIETIRYYESIDLVAASARSDAGHRLFSQADVERLRFALQLRQLGFALAEVRELLTMTEKQTFSCKQVAGIAEMHLSQIHRKVADLRQLAASLEEITSQCQRTDTPDCALVLSLKAPSKTLN; this is encoded by the coding sequence ATGAAGGGACCGCTTAAACGAGGCGCCGTCGCGAAGCTGTTGGACAGCAACATCGAGACGATCCGATACTATGAGAGCATCGATCTGGTCGCCGCATCGGCGCGCTCCGACGCTGGCCACAGGCTGTTTTCGCAGGCGGACGTCGAGCGCCTGCGGTTTGCACTTCAGCTAAGACAGTTGGGATTTGCTCTCGCGGAAGTCAGGGAGCTTCTTACCATGACGGAGAAGCAGACCTTTTCCTGCAAACAGGTTGCAGGGATTGCCGAGATGCATCTGTCCCAAATCCATCGCAAGGTCGCCGATCTCAGGCAGCTCGCAGCGTCTCTGGAAGAGATCACGAGCCAGTGCCAGCGCACAGACACGCCGGACTGTGCGCTCGTCCTGTCACTAAAGGCACCGAGCAAGACTCTAAACTAA